One genomic segment of Mycolicibacterium gilvum includes these proteins:
- a CDS encoding methyltransferase family protein yields the protein MKAVSKVLVSGLVQTLALGLLVFGPAGTFDYWQAWLFLAVFALSAWLPSICLQLTNPAALQRRMRGGPVAEARPVQKLVMAGLYLSLGAMCVVSGLDHRFGWSTVPAALCVFGSALVAVGIGAVVLVITQNHFASTTVQVEAGQNVVSTGLYGLVRHPMYTANVIMLLGIPLALGSYWALVFVVPGLLVLASRIRDEETLLAQELAGYRDYTRKVRYRLVPCVW from the coding sequence ATGAAAGCCGTCTCTAAAGTGCTGGTGTCCGGGCTGGTCCAGACACTGGCGCTCGGGTTGTTGGTGTTCGGGCCCGCGGGCACCTTCGACTATTGGCAGGCATGGCTGTTCCTGGCGGTGTTCGCGCTGTCGGCGTGGTTGCCGAGCATCTGTCTGCAGTTGACCAATCCCGCAGCGCTGCAACGGCGAATGCGGGGCGGACCGGTCGCAGAGGCCCGGCCCGTGCAGAAGCTCGTGATGGCCGGCCTGTATCTGTCGCTGGGGGCGATGTGCGTGGTCAGCGGTCTCGATCACCGGTTCGGCTGGTCGACGGTGCCGGCAGCGCTGTGCGTGTTCGGCAGTGCTCTGGTGGCGGTCGGGATCGGCGCGGTGGTGCTGGTGATCACCCAGAATCACTTCGCGTCCACGACCGTGCAGGTCGAGGCCGGGCAGAACGTCGTCTCCACGGGTCTCTACGGCCTTGTGCGGCACCCGATGTACACCGCCAACGTGATCATGCTGCTCGGGATCCCGCTCGCGCTGGGATCGTACTGGGCGCTGGTCTTCGTCGTCCCCGGTCTGCTCGTGCTGGCGTCACGCATCCGTGACGAGGAAACTCTGCTGGCACAGGAGCTGGCGGGCTATCGCGACTACACCCGCAAGGTGCGATACCGCCTCGTGCCGTGTGTGTGGTGA